In Salarias fasciatus chromosome 4, fSalaFa1.1, whole genome shotgun sequence, the DNA window AAACATTGTCGGATTTGTAAGAGGAAATATTGCGTAGATCCTACCATGAAGTTTGCAGGATCCACTCTCAGGGTGAAGGCATGCAGCTGACTCAGCTCCATCAGGCCTGCGGTCAGGTCGTCGATCTTGGACACAGCATCAGCCACTCCACCCATCACGGTGGCTCCGTGCTTGATCACCGGTTCAGACCCGGGGCTCAGGTCCTTCCAGTGGGAGAAATAAGTCTTAGTCTGCGGGTACACCACCAGCATCCTGGAGGAGGTAGACCAGGTGGAAAAGACCAGTTAAAAAAGAGATTAGAGAATGAAGAACATCGATCAGTCATGAAGTCATATTTACCTGGACAGAGCATCAGCACCAATGTCCCCCGCTCTGGGAGCCACTTTGGCCCAGAAGGTTTTCACGGTGTCCTTGTCTTTAGCACTGAGACTCATCTTGCCTGTTGATTGTTGgctccacagaggaactgaGGGGTTTATATACATGAGACAGTGGATGGACACACCCGGGACACTCCTGCGCTGTGCGTCACGTGCGTTTCAATGCGATCCAGAAGATGAGATGCGCTTGAGAGATGGACATAAAATAATTAGGGACTTAAACATGAGGCATTTTTCAGCTGGAAATGCTTTCTAATTTAAAGCACAGTGTTTATTGAATTTAACAAGAATACTCATTGAAATCCCCTAGTTCGTCCGAGCTCAAAAGTGTGCTGCTATTAAAAATTCTCTGAGGTGCaacatattattattattattattattattattattattattattattattattattattattattattattattattattccaaaCGAAAACAGCGACTGAAAAACTCAGTCTTTCAATTTGCAGGTTTATGTGAAAGGATGGATTGGAAAATGGATCTGATCTGGTTTATTTGTCGTGGAATTTTGGACCAAAAACACTGATAAATCaaacagaggtggaaagagcACCGAACGTGTGTTCAATCAAATTAGTTCATTTAGAAACAAGCATAGGCTAtattgaaacaaataaatgaataaatgaataaatgaataaatgaataaatgaatgaatgaataaataattacataaataaataaataaataaataaataaataaataaataaataaataaataaatcaggcTTCCTTCAGTTAATCTgtattaaatatttaatgttcAAACACATATCTCAGAAGAAAAATGGAATATAAAACTAAATGGAATGTATataaaaactaaatgaaatgagTTGATTTAGAAACAAGCATGTATTGaattaaatagataaataaataaaaagtgtttagGTTTCCATTTaattgctgtcttttttttttgtcgaatTCAGATTTCCTTCAGTTAATCTATATGTTCAAACACATGTCTCAGAAGAAAAATAGGAACGTatataaaaactaaaatgtgatgAGAAAAGGCAGATCGGAAAGTTGCGTGAACATTAAGGCGAAGAAATAACGAAATTGATTGAATGGTGCAACAGTTCCCCCAATAAAATTAAGTCCTATCAAGGCTAATACTTCATAACTCCGTGGAGGATAaaacaaagttgtgttttatcATATGATCAAGTGCACATTTAATGCTTGAACTTATTTTAAGCTTGaaattcaaatgcaaaacattgCAGGAAAATAGCCTCGATTAAGTTTTCTATTGTGGGACCCAGTTGAGTGAAGTTAAACCTTTTTCAGCATAAACACCCTCCTGAGATGAGCAGGCGGCAGAGGTGGGTTCTTCCCTCCCAGATAAGAAgcgacctgctgcagtgatacCATTCAAATGGAGAAACTACACACGTCAGACCACTGTCAGATAGCTTTGACTGATTCTGATGAGTCATTTTGCCAGTTTGGGATTCCTGAAACACACCTTTGGcgaaaaaacaaaatctctaaAAGGGAGAATTTCTGAATTGAGTAGAAATGGTTAAAAAGtgttatgaaaagaaaaaagatttaatTTGCAGGTGTCAGTGTCAGTACATCGGATCTTCTCGCTGAGGCAAAGGAAtaaatgaacgaatgaatgaatgaatgaatgaataaataaataaataaataaataaataaattcgtTTCACAAATATGGTTAATGGAATTAATTACTTTTGATTAGTTATCTTGGATTTTTGATTGCCTTTTCAAATGTGCTCTCATACATTTTTACacagtttaaattaaaatctgatCTATTCCATGTGCTGCAGGTGCTATgctaaatataaataaacaacTCATTGTGAGGGAAAATACTTGCAGGATCTTCTATAAATCACTATAAATTATTGaccagaagagagaaaaaacataCACAAGGAGCAATAAAAATATTGATGTTTCTCATATTTTAATATTGCATTCTCTGATTTCCTTCACAGTAAATATCTTATTTGGCCAACAGCTGtcccacctccagctccacccagctgcaCACATCTGGGAGGAGCTCTCAGCTATAAAGTCTCCTGTTTCAGCAGCTGACCAACACAGGACAAGTGGAACAAACCCAAAGAGACAAAATGGTCAAGTGGACAGACTTCGAGCGTGCAGCCATCCAGGACATCTTCTCCAAGATCGACTACGATGTCGTTGGTCCTGCTGCTCTTTCCAGGTGACGCTTTGTTTAGGACTTGAATTTCTTTGTGTATAGTTTTGTTCAATCTAAGTGAGAGTGTTGGATGTCTCCCTCAGGTGTCTGGTGGTCTACCCCTGGACTCAGAGGTACTTCAGTGGCTTTGGAAACCTCTACAACGCTGCTGCCATCAAATCCAACCCGAAGGTCGCCGCCCACGGAAGAgtggtcctgcagggtctggtGCAGGCCGTCAGCAACATGGACAACATCAAGGCCGCATTTGCAGATCTGAGTGTGCTGCACTCCGAGAAACTGCATGTGGACCCTGGAAACTTCAAGGTAATGCGATGAGGAATGACTGTGAGATTATAATCCGCACTGACTGACATGAAGAGCCCTCCTCCTCatgctgtgctgtgttgtgttgcagctcCTGGGCGACTGCCTGACCATTGTGATTGCCAGTCAGCTGGGAAAAGACTTCACAGCTGAAGTCCAGCAAGCGTTCCAGAAGTTCCTCAACGTGGTGGTGGCCTCCCTGCAGAAACAGTACTACTGAGGAGAACGTCCACAAAAACTCagatgctgtgttttctgtcattttcgtTCATAAAGTACACACTATTTGAATAAAATGGAAAGCATCTGacatattgtttgttttttttcctttattgttGAAGATTTATGAGGACAATATAAAATCCTACGCTCACGCTACAATATAAATAACTATTACACATAAGGAGAAAGGGGTACTTGATATGTAATGATCTATTCAGATATTCATTATTTTTGATGAGAGGGATGATCATTTATCATCATGATTTATCCACAGTGCATTCAATTAAACTGGTCCAAATGAGGTTTTAATGGTCATGTATCTGACTTGCAACCACATGTCTCGGGATTTTAGAAGGCCTGTAACTTGTTAAAACACTGAGATTACAGGGTGCTTTTAACAAAAAGGTTTAATAACAACCTATTAAAAGACCTGTGGTACATATGTGTTGCTAAATGCAGTTGATCTGAGCTTTGGGCAGAGTATCTTCAATTAAATCCTATTCTTAAAAGATCCAGAGATCAGGTGCTGGAAAAAAGTTCATGTAAATTTAATCGATATCAGGACACAATTATACGGTTGGATATTCAACAATCTATATTTAATTATTATgggtttttcttcagttttgattttgatcAATTTAATTAATCTATGATTAATTCCTCTTCTGTGAAAGTCAGTTGGTCTTAAATAAAGTGATCTGGGAACAGGCAGTCTCTACAGGATAAatactctgctctgctctcagtttCCGTTCATTTATGTATCTACACATCTTCCGTAATATACACCCATCTGTACACATTCATTTGTATATGAAACATTGCATTATTCACAACAattattcaatttaaaaaaaagttgcacaaga includes these proteins:
- the LOC115386849 gene encoding hemoglobin subunit beta-like; amino-acid sequence: MVKWTDFERAAIQDIFSKIDYDVVGPAALSRCLVVYPWTQRYFSGFGNLYNAAAIKSNPKVAAHGRVVLQGLVQAVSNMDNIKAAFADLSVLHSEKLHVDPGNFKLLGDCLTIVIASQLGKDFTAEVQQAFQKFLNVVVASLQKQYY
- the LOC115386848 gene encoding hemoglobin embryonic subunit alpha-like, encoding MYINPSVPLWSQQSTGKMSLSAKDKDTVKTFWAKVAPRAGDIGADALSRMLVVYPQTKTYFSHWKDLSPGSEPVIKHGATVMGGVADAVSKIDDLTAGLMELSQLHAFTLRVDPANFMILSHNLMVVMAMQFPSDFTPEVHVSMDKFLAAVALALSEKYR